In one Nicotiana tomentosiformis chromosome 6, ASM39032v3, whole genome shotgun sequence genomic region, the following are encoded:
- the LOC104102695 gene encoding protein argonaute 5, translating into MSERGRGRRGGGGRGGGGRTPSSFSGGRGTGGPSSSGGRGAGGPSSSGGHGGRTFSSGGSPAFNVPPASQPQRPAMTVSSVSREVEQKLSLQPSSSQRPVVAHPVQQSAPATGVQPPRPPPASSKSIRVPNRPGYGTVGRKCLIRANHFLVHVADRDLHHYDVTISPEVLSKKVCREIMSQLVNDYKQSHLGGRNLAYDGGKSVYTAGPLPFSSKDFIIKLDGNSGGAKREREFRVSIKFAAKADLHHLKQFLQCRQSDAPQETIQALDVALRASPSAKYEVVGRSFFHHTLGDYGLLTDGLEYWKGYYQSLRPTQMGLSLNIDMSARAFYESIYVHEYVARYLNLRDLNRLMSDRDRIKVKRVLKGVKVEVSHHGIRRYRISGLSAQPVKEIMFSVDDTGMKTSVVDYFRQKYNIVLRFPMLPAIQAGSDAKPMYLPMEICQIVPGQRYTKMLNGRQVTEMLKATCQRPVDREKSIVKIVSSNNYAADEMVKEFGIEVRSELTTIEARVLQPPMLKYHESGQESRVDPRIGQWNMINKKMVNGGKVDTWTCVSFSRVDPSPFCRALIEMCCSKGMVFNPQPLVPIRSAHAGQIEKTLVDIHTASTQKLATMEHQLKHLQLLIIILPEVSGSYGTIKRVCETDLGIVSQCCQPRNLSRPNKQYLENLALKINVKVGGRNSVLEQAVHRRIPFLTDIPTIVFGADVTHPQPGEDSSPSIAAVVASMDWPEVSQYRCLVSAQPHRKEIIEDLYQKHGDPERGIVHGGMIRELLIAFRRSTGIKPGRIIFFRDGVSEGQFNQVLLEEMDAIRKACTSLEEGYLPRVTFVVVQKRHHTRLFPVNHNDRNMTDKSGNILPGTVVDTKICHPTEFDFYLCSHAGIKGTSRPTHYHVLFDENGFTADAIQNLTNFLCYTYARCTRSVSIVPPAYYAHLAAFRARYYLEGDMSDTGSTSGGGGRATRDQLAAVKPLPKIKDNVRDVMFYC; encoded by the exons ATGTCGGAACGTGGACGCGGACGTCGAGGCGGTGGTGGTAGAGGCGGTGGTGGTCGAACACCATCGTCTTTTTCCGGTGGTCGTGGCACCGGAGGGCCGTCTTCATCCGGTGGTCGTGGCGCCGGAGGGCCGTCTTCCTCCGGTGGTCACGGTGGTAGAACATTTAGTAGTGGAGGATCGCCGGCTTTCAATGTTCCACCGGCGTCTCAACCTCAACGACCGGCGATGACGGTTTCATCTGTTTCTCGCGAGGTAGAGCAGAAGCTTTCGCTTCAGCCTTCCTCATCACAACGTCCTGTTGTGGCCCATCCTGTCCAACAATCGGCACCGGCTACTGGTGTACAACCGCCACGGCCGCCGCCGGCGTCATCGAAAAGCATTCGGGTTCCTAATAGACCGGGATACGGAACTGTTGGACGGAAGTGCCTTATAAGAGCAAATCATTTTCTCGTTCATGTTGCTGATCGGGATCTGCATCACTATGAT GTTACAATCTCTCCAGAGGTTCTGTCAAAGAAAGTATGCAGAGAGATTATGAGCCAGCTAGTTAATGACTATAAACAGTCACACTTGGGTGGTCGGAATTTAGCATATGATGGTGGGAAGAGTGTTTACACTGCTGGGCCGCTCCCATTCTCCTCCAAGGACTTCATTATCAAGCTAGATGGTAATAGTGGTGGAGCAAA GAGGGAAAGAGAGTTTAGGGTCTCTATCAAGTTTGCTGCCAAAGCTGATCTTCATCACTTGAAACAGTTCTTGCAATGTAGGCAATCAGATGCCCCGCAAGAAACTATACAAGCTCTGGATGTGGCGCTTCGAGCATCACCATCAGCCAA ATATGAAGTAGTGGGAAGGTCCTTTTTCCATCACACATTGGGAGATTATGGTTTGCTTACTGATGGTTTGGAATACTGGAAAGGGTATTATCAAAGTCTTCGGCCAACCCAGATGGGCCTCTCTCTAAATATTG ATATGTCAGCCAGAGCATTCTATGAGTCTATTTATGTACATGAGTATGTTGCGAGGTACTTGAATCTCAGGGATCTTAATAGGTTAATGTCTGATCGAGACCGTATCAAG GTCAAAAGGGTTCTGAAAGGTGTTAAAGTTGAGGTGAGTCATCATGGCATCAGACGCTATAGGATCTCCGGGTTGTCCGCTCAACCAGTGAAGGAAATAAT GTTTTCCGTTGACGACACTGGAATGAAGACATCAGTTGTTGACTACTTCCGGCAGAAGTACAACATTGTACTTAGGTTCCCAATGTTGCCTGCGATTCAGGCGGGCAGCGATGCAAAGCCCATGTATCTGCCTATGGAG ATTTGCCAAATCGTCCCAGGACAAAGATACACCAAAATGTTGAATGGCAGGCAGGTCACGGAGATGCTAAAGGCAACTTGTCAGAGACCTGTTGATAGAGAGAAAAGCATTGTAAAG ATTGTGAGCTCTAACAACTATGCTGCTGACGAAATGGTGAAGGAATTTGGTATTGAAGTTCGGAGTGAACTCACAACCATTGAAGCACGGGTTCTTCAGCCTCCAATG CTAAAGTATCATGAATCTGGTCAAGAATCACGAGTGGATCCTAGGATTGGTCAGTGGAACATGATTAATAAG AAAATGGTCAATGGTGGCAAGGTAGACACTTGGACTTGTGTCAGCTTCTCACGGGTTGATCCATCACCGTTCTGCAGGGCACTGATTGAAATGTGCTGTAGTAAAGGGATG GTGTTCAATCCTCAGCCTTTGGTGCCCATTCGCTCAGCTCATGCTGGGCAGATTGAGAAGACTCTGGTTGATATCCATACAGCGTCTACTCAAAAGCTAGCTACTATGGAGCATCAATTGAAACATCTTCAGCTGTTAATAATTATTCTTCCGGAAGTTTCTGGATCTTATG GGACGATTAAGCGAGTCTGTGAAACAGATTTGGGAATTGTGTCCCAATGCTGTCAGCCTAGGAATTTATCTAGACCCAACAAACAGTATCTTGAAAACCTTGCTCTAAAGATAAATGTCAAG GTGGGTGGAAGAAACTCTGTCCTGGAGCAGGCAGTTCATAGAAGAATTCCTTTCCTCACTGATATCCCCACAATTGTCTTTGGTGCTGATGTGACACATCCACAACCAGGAGAAGATTCTAGTCCATCTATAGCTGCT GTAGTCGCTTCAATGGATTGGCCTGAAGTGAGTCAATATAGGTGTCTTGTTTCTGCACAGCCCCACAGGAAAGAGATCATTGAAGACTTGTATCAAAAGCACGGAGATCCTGAAAGAGGGATTGTTCATGGCGGAATGATAAG GGAGTTACTGATTGCGTTTCGAAGATCTACAGGGATTAAGCCTGGTAGAATTATCTTTTTTAG AGATGGAGTGAGCGAAGGTCAATTCAATCAGGTTTTATTGGAAGAAATGGACGCAATCCGCAAG GCATGCACATCCTTGGAAGAAGGTTATCTGCCACGAGTTACCTTTGTGGTAGTGCAGAAGAGACACCATACACGTCTGTTCCCTGTTAATCATAATGATCGTAATATGACGGACAAGAGTGGGAACATTCTGCCAG GTACTGTTGTTGATACCAAGATTTGCCACCCTACGGAGTTTGATTTTTACTTGTGTAGCCATGCCGGGATCAAG GGTACTAGTCGTCCCACGCATTACCATGTCCTGTTTGATGAGAACGGATTCACTGCAGATGCCATACAGAATTTAACAAACTTCTTGTGTTACAC CTATGCAAGGTGTACACGCTCGGTTTCCATAG TGCCACCTGCCTATTACGCCCATCTAGCTGCGTTTCGTGCACGCTACTACTTGGAGGGTGATATGTCGGATACTGGATCAactagtggtggtggtggtagagCAACCAGGGATCAGTTGGCAGCGGTGAAGCCGCTTCCTAAGATTAAGGACAATGTGAGGGATGTCATGTTTTATTGCTAA
- the LOC104102696 gene encoding vacuolar protein sorting-associated protein 41 homolog — MNSIVMSQMPSENGIDGDDEREEEDSEEDSGEEEEEEEHEPRLKYQRMGGSVPSLLSTDAATCIAVAERMIALGTHAGAVHILDFLGNQIKEFAAHTAAVNDLCFDTEGEYVGSCSDDGSVVINSLFTDERMKFDYHRPMKAIALDPDYARKSSRRFVTGGLAGHLYLNVKKWLGYRDQVLHSGEGPIHAVKWRSSLVAWANDAGVKVYDAANDQRITFIERPRGIPRPELLLPHIVWQDDTLLVIGWGTSVKIALIRTTQSKGVNGTYKHIPMSSLNQVDIVASFQTSYFISGIAPFGDSLVILAYIPGEEDGEKDFSSTIPSRQGNAQRPEVRVVTWNNDELATDALPVHGFEHYKAKDYSLAHAPFSGSSYAGGQWAAGDEPLYYIVSPKDVVIAKPRDAEDHINWLLQHGWHEKALEAVEANQGQSELLDEVGSRYLDHLIVERKYAEAASLCPKLLRGSASAWERWVFHFAHLRQLPVLVPYIPTENPRLRDTAYEVALVALATNPSFHKDLLSTVKSWPPRIYSTMPVISAIEPQINTSSMTDPLKEALAELFVIDGQHDKAFALYADLMKPDLFDFIEKHNLHDAVREKVVQLMMIDCKRAVLLLIQQRDLISPSEVVSQLIAAKDKCDYRYFLHLYLHSLFEANLHAGKDYHDMQVELYADYDPKMMLTFLRSSQHYTLEKAYEICVKKDLLKEQVFILGRMGNAKQALSVIINSLGDIEEAIEFVSMQQDDELWEELIKQSFHKPEMVGVLLEHTVGNLDPLYIVNMLPNGLEIPRLRDRLVKIVTDYRTETSLRHGCNDILKADCVNLLVKYYKEAKRAVCLSDEVDEASSHRGEKRASHLGERVMSMKSMEVKSKTRGGGRCCICFDPFSIQNVSIIAFFCCHTYHTTCLMESTISIGGKKEAGAAAHGTVSYDEYDNGVRDDDEEEEDKDEDEDASGAPRMRCILCTTAAG, encoded by the exons ATGAACAGTATCGTGATGTCTCAAATGCCATCGGAGAATGGAATCGACGGCGACGatgagagagaagaagaagattctgaagaagattctggagaagaagaagaagaggaggagcaTGAGCCGAGGTTGAAGTATCAGAGAATGGGCGGTAGTGTGCCGTCGCTACTATCAACTGATGCTGCCACGTGTATTGCCGTCGCCGAACGAATGATCGCCCTTGGTACACACGCTGGAGCTGTTCACATTCTAGATTTCCTCGGTAATCAG ATTAAGGAGTTTGCTGCTCACACTGCTGCTGTCAATGACCTTTGCTTTGACACAGAAGGGGAATACGTTGGTAGCTGCTCTGATGATGGCTCTGTTGTAATAAATAGTCTTTTTACTGATGAGAGAATGAAATTTGATTATCACCGACCAATGAAGGCCATTGCTCTAGACCCTGATTATGCAAGAAAATCTTCCAGAAGATTTGTTACTGGTGGTTTGGCAGGTCATTTGTATTTAAATGTTAAGAAGTGGCTAGGCTATCGTGACCAG GTTTTGCACTCTGGTGAAGGTCCAATTCATGCGGTGAAGTGGAGAAGTAGCCTCGTCGCCTGGGCAAATGATGCAGGAGTTAAAGTCTATGATGCTGCCAATGATCAGCGTATAACATTTATTGAAAGACCTCGTGGGATTCCTCGACCTGAACTGCTGCTCCCTCATATAGTTTGGCAG GACGACACTCTTTTGGTCATTGGTTGGGGAACTTCTGTGAAAATCGCATTGATAAGAACAACTCAAAGCAAAGGCGTGAATGGGACGTATAAGCATATACCTATGTCTAGTCTAAATCAGGTGGATATAGTGGCATCTTTTCAAACCAGCTATTTCATTTCAGGAATTGCTCCTTTTGGTGATTCTTTGGTTATTCTAGCTTATATTCCGGGTGAAGAAGATGGAGAGAAGGACTTCAGCAGCACTATTCCCTCCAGACAG GGAAATGCTCAAAGACCTGAAGTGCGAGTTGTGACATGGAATAATGATGAGCTCGCGACGGACGCTCTTCCTGTTCACGGTTTTGAGCATTACAAGGCCAAAGACTATTCGCTCGCTCATGCTCCATTCTCTG GTAGCAGCTATGCAGGAGGTCAGTGGGCTGCTGGTGATGAACCCTTATACTATATTGTATCCCCAAAGGATGTCGTTATTGCAAAACCAAG GGATGCAGAGGATCACATTAATTGGCTACTCCAGCATGGATGGCATGAGAAAGCTTTAGAAGCTGTTGAAGCCAATCAGGGTCAGAGTGAACTACTTGATGAG GTTGGTTCTAGATACCTTGATCATTTGATTGTCGAAAGAAAATATGCTGAAGCGGCATCTTTGTGTCCAAAGTTGTTGCGAGGATCAGCTTCCGCATGGGAAAG ATGGGTTTTCCACTTTGCACATCTCCGGCAGCTTCCAGTTTTGGTTCCATATATCCCAACTGAAAACCCAAGATTACGTGATACGGCTTATGAG GTAGCTCTTGTTGCTTTGGCAACAAATCCATCTTTCCACAAGGATCTCTTATCAACTGTCAAATCTTGGCCACCTCGCATTTATTCTACAATGCCTGTTATCTCCGCTATTGAACCTCAGATTAATACCTCATCTATGACTGATCCACTCAAAGAG GCGCTAGCAGAGTTATTTGTAATTGATGGACAACACGATAAAGCTTTTGCTCTTTATGCTGAT CTTATGAAACCGGATCTATTTGACTTCATCGAAAAGCATAATTTGCATGATGCTGTTCGTGAAAAG GTAGTCCAACTTATGATGATCGACTGCAAGCGTGCGGTACTGCTGTTAATCCAGCAACGTGACTTAATATCACCATCTGAAGTGGTATCACAGCTTATTGCTGCAAAGGATAAGTGTGATTACCGATACTTTTTGCATCTCTATCTTCATTCACTATTTGAAGCAAATCTCCATGCTGGAAAGGATTACCATGACATGCAG GTTGAGCTGTATGCTGACTATGATCCTAAGATGATGCTTACCTTTCTAAGAAGCAGCCAGCATTATACATTGGAGAAG GCTTATGAAATCTGTGTGAAGAAAGATTTACTGAAAGAGCAGGTTTTCATCCTTGGAAGAATGGGGAACGCAAAGCAAGCCCTTTCTGTTATCATTAATAGCTTAGGAGATATAGAAGAG GCCATAGAATTCGTAAGCATGCAACAAGATGATGAACTCTGGGAAGAACTGATAAAGCAAAGTTTTCATAAGCCTGAAATG GTTGGTGTACTGTTAGAGCATACTGTAGGAAATCTTGATCCCCTTTACATTGTCAATATGTTGCCAAATGGCCTGGAGATACCTCG TCTGAGGGATCGTCTGGTCAAGATTGTGACAGACTACAGGACAGAGACTTCTCTTAGACATGGGTGCAATGATATACTCAAG GCTGATTGCGTGAACTTGTTAGTTAAATATTACAAAGAAGCGAAGCGCGCTGTTTGCTTGAGTGATGAAGTAGATGAGGCATCTTCCCATAGGGGTGAGAAGAGGGCTTCACATCTGGGAGAGAGAGTAATGAGCATGAAATCCATGGAGGTTAAGTCTAAAACCAGGGGAGGTGGAAGGTGTTGCATATGTTTCGATCCATTTTCTATACAGAATGTATCAATCATTGCCTTCTTTTGTTGTCATACCTATCATACAACTTGTCTTATGGAGTCCACCATTTCCATCGGTGGAAAAAAAGAGGCGGGAGCTGCTGCCCATGGGACTGTCTCATATGATGAATATGATAATGGCGTTCgcgatgatgatgaggaggaggaggataaGGACGAGGACGAGGATGCCTCAGGTGCCCCGCGGATGCGTTGTATTTTATGTACCACAGCTGCAGGTTAA